TTTTAATATCCATCTTCTTCTTTAATTTACATAATAAAATTGGGTTGCAAAATTATAAAATTTTTGCAACCCAGCCAAGTTTTTAATTTATTGTATTTGAAGCAGTTTTAATCTGCTTTCAAATTTAATTATTTATCGTCTCCTAATATTTTATAGGTAATAGACTGCAGTATAGATAAAATAATACTGAATATTAATGCTGTCCAGAACGAATCGACTGCAAAACCGCCCACAATGTTTGTACACAATAAAATAATCACAGCGTTAATGATGAGTAAAAACAACCCAAGTGTTATAACTGTTACGGGAAGTGTTAATACGACCAGAATAGGTTTTATAAAAACATTCAGTAATCCTAAAACTACTGCAACAATTACAGCTGTACCAAAACTTGCAACGTGAACCCCCGTTAGCAGATTGGACAATAACAAAACCAAAGCGGCAGTAACAAGAAGTCTAAGTAATAATTTCATAGTTTCTCAGGGTTTAAATTTATTTAAAAGTACTTTTTTTTTACCACAGATTACAAGATTAACACCCATTAAAATTTAAACATTTAAAAAAATCGCATTAAACTTTATAATCAGAGCTATAAAATTTATTATTACTCTTTTAAAAATGCCGCTGTTAGTTCAAAAAACATTTTAGGATTTTCGGCATGAAGCCAATGTCCTGCATTTGGAATGGTCTCTAACTGTAATTTTGGAAAGTGCTGGCGAATTGCATCAACATCGGCATCTTGAATGTATCCTGAGTTTCCTCCTCTTATAAATAATGTTGGTTTATCAAACACTAATCCATCTGCTAAAGGTTTTCCAATTGCATCAAGATTATTATTAAAAGCTTTCAGATTAAATCTAAACGCCAATTGTCCCGGTTCTTTCCAATATAGATTTTTCAACAGAAACTGACGTGTTCCAAAATCAGAAACATATTGCGATACG
This is a stretch of genomic DNA from Flavobacterium endoglycinae. It encodes these proteins:
- a CDS encoding phage holin family protein, which gives rise to MKLLLRLLVTAALVLLLSNLLTGVHVASFGTAVIVAVVLGLLNVFIKPILVVLTLPVTVITLGLFLLIINAVIILLCTNIVGGFAVDSFWTALIFSIILSILQSITYKILGDDK